In a single window of the Candidatus Cloacimonadota bacterium genome:
- a CDS encoding NAD-dependent deacylase: MRFTKTNKIVVLTGAGVSAESGLKTFRDSDGLWENYRVEDVATSEAFNNNPELVWEFYKQRYEQLKTAKPNPAHFALKKLEDLTGDNFSLITQNIDGLHTQAGNRNVIEMHGSIGRCFCVKCNNDYSISEINLDELIPSCPECKGMLRPDVVWFGELPYHLDRINDLIKEADYFIIIGTSGMVYPAAGFLQVAKYYKAITIGINREKPANFQFIDRFYQGKAGELLPKLVDEWMEEG; encoded by the coding sequence ATGAGATTCACAAAAACAAATAAAATTGTCGTCCTAACTGGTGCTGGCGTTAGTGCTGAATCTGGACTGAAAACCTTTCGTGATAGTGATGGTTTATGGGAAAATTATAGAGTAGAGGATGTTGCAACATCTGAAGCTTTTAATAACAATCCAGAATTAGTATGGGAATTCTATAAACAGCGATATGAACAGCTAAAAACTGCAAAGCCTAATCCAGCACATTTTGCATTGAAAAAGTTAGAAGATCTCACTGGAGATAATTTTTCGTTGATAACTCAAAATATTGACGGATTGCATACACAGGCAGGTAACAGAAATGTGATTGAAATGCATGGAAGCATTGGCAGATGCTTTTGTGTAAAATGCAATAATGATTATTCAATTTCAGAAATTAATCTGGATGAATTAATTCCTTCATGCCCAGAATGTAAAGGAATGTTGCGACCTGATGTCGTTTGGTTCGGAGAACTTCCTTATCATCTTGACAGGATAAATGACTTAATAAAAGAAGCTGATTACTTTATCATTATTGGGACAAGTGGTATGGTTTATCCTGCAGCAGGATTTTTGCAAGTGGCAAAATACTATAAGGCCATAACAATTGGCATAAATCGTGAAAAGCCAGCTAATTTTCAGTTTATAGACAGATTCTATCAAGGTAAAGCTGGAGAGTTATTGCCCAAACTGGTTGATGAATGGATGGAAGAAGGGTAG